A genomic stretch from Meriones unguiculatus strain TT.TT164.6M chromosome 13 unlocalized genomic scaffold, Bangor_MerUng_6.1 Chr13_unordered_Scaffold_44, whole genome shotgun sequence includes:
- the LOC132651281 gene encoding zinc finger protein ZFP2-like: EKPFKCTLCGKAFPYTTVLIWHKRTHTGEKPYKCNQCGKTFAKNSHVVWHKRTHTGEKPYECNQCGKAFAQNSHLIIHKRTHTGEKPYECNECGKAFAQNSHLISHKRTHTGEKPYECNECGKAFAENSTLLSHKRTHTGE; encoded by the coding sequence gagaaaccctttaagtgcactctatgtggtaaagccttcccctataccactgttctcatatggcataaaagaacacacacaggagagaagccttataaatgtaatcagtgtggtaaaacctttgcaaaaaacagtcatgttgtgtggcataaaagaacacacactggagagaaaccttatgagtgtaaccagtgtggtaaagcctttgcacaaaacagtcatctcataatccataaaagaacacacactggagagaaaccttatgaatgtaatgagtgtggcaaagcctttgcacaaaacagtcatctcataagccataaaagaacacacactggagagaaaccttatgaatgtaatgagtgtggcaaagcctttgcagaaaacagtactctcttaagccacaaaagaacacacactggagag